A genomic stretch from Acidobacteriota bacterium includes:
- a CDS encoding 50S ribosomal protein L25 — MSELNIDVELREQPGKGANRRLRAAGKIPAVVYGGDRGPVAIQTERRAFLALLKQAGTDNAVFQLKVPGTKNSRHVMIREMDVNPTTREVRHIDFLRILMTEAVRVSVAVELLGTPEGVKNEGGLLDFNTREILVECLPTDIPQHIELDVSALTIGDTIEAREVELPKGVTLVADDADKVIASVAPPPTEEEEVEEEDEGLIESETAEPEVIGEEKDEDSSDDD; from the coding sequence ATGAGTGAACTCAATATCGACGTCGAGTTGCGGGAACAGCCCGGCAAGGGTGCCAACCGGCGCCTGCGGGCGGCCGGCAAGATACCGGCGGTGGTGTATGGCGGAGACCGCGGTCCCGTCGCCATCCAAACGGAGCGCCGAGCGTTCCTCGCCCTGCTCAAGCAGGCCGGCACGGACAACGCGGTGTTCCAGCTCAAGGTCCCCGGGACCAAGAACAGCCGCCACGTGATGATCCGCGAGATGGATGTGAACCCGACCACCCGCGAGGTTCGGCACATCGATTTCCTGCGCATTCTGATGACCGAGGCGGTGCGCGTTTCGGTGGCCGTGGAGCTGCTGGGAACCCCCGAAGGGGTGAAGAACGAAGGCGGCCTTCTCGACTTCAATACCCGCGAGATCTTGGTCGAGTGCTTGCCGACGGACATTCCACAGCACATCGAGCTGGATGTTTCCGCCCTCACCATCGGCGACACCATCGAAGCGCGGGAGGTGGAGCTGCCGAAGGGCGTGACCCTGGTGGCCGACGACGCAGACAAGGTCATCGCTTCGGTGGCACCGCCGCCGACGGAGGAGGAAGAGGTCGAGGAAGAGGACGAAGGCCTGATCGAGTCGGAGACCGCGGAGCCCGAGGTCATCGGCGAAGAGAAGGACGAAGACTCTTCGGACGACGACTGA
- the pth gene encoding aminoacyl-tRNA hydrolase, translating to MDPSQSIPGRLILGLGNPGAEYADTRHNLGFRVVDELARRWSCAVDRLECNSLIGERSSGEVRVVLAKPLTYMNRSGHAVRCLRELRGFEPSSALVVYDEIHLPLGRLRLRGGGSPGGHRGMESVVSGLRTDQVPRLRLGIAPDAPAEQPMENLVPFVLAAFEEGEHAAVDAMIARAASACEAWLDEGLEGAMNRFNG from the coding sequence ATGGACCCCTCGCAGAGCATCCCTGGGCGACTCATCCTCGGTCTTGGCAATCCCGGGGCGGAGTACGCCGACACCCGCCACAACCTCGGCTTTCGGGTGGTGGACGAGCTGGCCCGGCGCTGGTCCTGTGCGGTCGATCGGTTGGAGTGCAATTCTCTGATCGGAGAACGGTCGAGCGGTGAGGTGAGGGTCGTCCTCGCCAAACCGCTGACCTACATGAACCGCAGCGGTCACGCCGTTCGCTGCCTGCGGGAGCTGCGCGGTTTCGAGCCGTCTTCGGCTTTGGTGGTGTACGACGAGATCCACCTGCCGCTGGGCCGGCTGCGTTTGCGCGGCGGCGGCAGTCCGGGAGGTCATCGAGGGATGGAGTCGGTGGTGTCCGGCTTGCGCACCGATCAGGTGCCCCGGCTGCGCCTGGGTATCGCCCCGGACGCGCCGGCGGAACAGCCGATGGAAAATCTAGTGCCGTTCGTGCTCGCGGCATTCGAAGAAGGGGAGCACGCGGCGGTGGACGCGATGATCGCGCGCGCCGCCTCGGCCTGCGAGGCCTGGCTGGACGAAGGTCTCGAAGGGGCCATGAATCGATTCAACGGATGA
- a CDS encoding sodium-translocating pyrophosphatase, whose product MTLGSGILALLFAFIRSGWVNRQDAGSDEMKTLAGYIRDGAMAFLAREYRLLAIFVVVVAGLLAFSNSGRGDSSALIGLSVLVGAICSGLAGFFGMRVATSANVRTAASARKGLNGALAVAFSGGAVMGFSVVGLGVLGLSGLFLLYSSLFAGSGSEAEVMRRIVTVLAGFSFGASSIALFARVGGGIYTKAADVGADLVGKVEAGIPEDDPRNPAVIADNVGDNVGDVAGMGADLFESYVGAIIGSMVLAANATLVGGTAFTPQLLLLPLILAGAGIVVSLLGTFLVRTKEGGNPGTALHIGTIASSVTMLVVTFLVSRWLLGDNSYTVDGFEFGAMGVVWATIAGLAAGVGIGLITEYYTSEARQPAQSIAADSRTGSATTIITGLAVGMRSTAAPIVVLVAAILIAYSQAGLFGIAIAALGMLSTTGIQLAVDAYGPIADNAGGIAEMAHLGPEVRGRTDKLDAVGNTTAAIGKGFAIGSAALTALALFAAFKTTVGMTVLDLSNPNVMGGLFIGAMLPFLFSAMAMQAVGRAAFKMIEEVRRQFRDIPGLMEGTGQADYAKCVDISTAAALKEMVVPGLMAVLVPVLVGFYDVSALGGVLAGVTSSGVLMAIFMANAGGAWDNAKKYIEGGAFGGKGSDAHKAAVVGDTVGDPFKDTAGPSLNILIKLMSVVAVVIAPLLI is encoded by the coding sequence ATGACACTCGGGAGCGGCATCTTGGCGCTTCTGTTCGCCTTTATTCGATCCGGCTGGGTCAACCGGCAGGACGCCGGCAGCGACGAGATGAAGACCCTCGCCGGCTACATCCGCGACGGAGCGATGGCCTTCCTCGCTCGTGAGTACCGGCTACTCGCCATCTTCGTGGTGGTGGTGGCCGGGCTCTTGGCCTTCTCCAACAGCGGCCGCGGCGACAGCTCGGCGCTGATCGGCCTGTCGGTGCTGGTGGGCGCCATCTGCTCTGGACTCGCCGGCTTCTTCGGTATGCGGGTGGCGACCAGCGCCAACGTGCGCACCGCCGCCTCCGCCCGCAAGGGTTTGAACGGTGCCCTCGCCGTTGCCTTCTCCGGCGGTGCCGTGATGGGCTTCTCGGTGGTCGGCCTGGGAGTTCTCGGGCTCTCTGGCCTGTTCCTGCTGTATTCCTCGCTGTTCGCCGGTTCCGGCAGCGAGGCGGAGGTGATGCGGAGGATCGTCACGGTGCTGGCGGGCTTCTCCTTCGGCGCCAGCTCGATCGCCCTTTTTGCCCGCGTCGGCGGCGGCATCTACACCAAGGCGGCGGATGTCGGCGCCGACCTGGTGGGCAAGGTCGAGGCGGGCATCCCGGAGGACGACCCGCGCAATCCGGCGGTGATCGCCGACAACGTCGGCGACAACGTCGGCGACGTGGCGGGCATGGGGGCGGACCTGTTCGAGTCCTATGTCGGCGCAATCATCGGCAGCATGGTGCTGGCGGCCAATGCCACTCTCGTCGGGGGCACCGCCTTTACCCCGCAGTTGCTTCTTCTGCCGCTGATCCTCGCCGGAGCGGGCATCGTCGTGTCGCTCCTCGGCACCTTCCTGGTGCGCACCAAGGAGGGCGGTAACCCCGGCACGGCGCTTCACATCGGAACCATCGCTTCGTCCGTGACTATGCTGGTGGTGACCTTTCTGGTCAGCCGCTGGCTGCTCGGCGACAACAGCTACACCGTCGACGGCTTCGAGTTCGGCGCGATGGGCGTGGTGTGGGCCACCATCGCCGGCCTCGCCGCCGGCGTCGGCATCGGCCTGATCACCGAGTACTACACCTCCGAGGCGCGCCAGCCGGCGCAGTCCATCGCCGCGGACAGCCGTACCGGCTCGGCCACCACCATCATCACCGGCCTGGCCGTCGGCATGCGCTCGACCGCCGCCCCGATCGTAGTGCTGGTGGCGGCGATCTTGATCGCTTACTCCCAGGCGGGCCTCTTCGGTATCGCCATCGCGGCCCTCGGCATGCTGTCGACCACCGGCATTCAGCTCGCCGTGGACGCCTACGGCCCGATCGCCGACAATGCCGGCGGCATCGCCGAGATGGCACACCTCGGCCCCGAGGTGCGGGGCCGCACGGACAAGCTCGACGCCGTCGGCAACACCACTGCGGCGATCGGCAAGGGCTTCGCCATCGGTTCCGCGGCGCTCACCGCCCTGGCCCTCTTCGCGGCTTTCAAGACCACCGTCGGTATGACGGTGCTCGATCTTTCGAACCCGAATGTGATGGGCGGGCTGTTCATCGGCGCCATGCTGCCGTTCCTGTTCAGCGCCATGGCGATGCAGGCTGTCGGCCGCGCCGCATTCAAGATGATTGAAGAGGTGCGCCGCCAGTTCCGGGACATCCCCGGACTGATGGAGGGCACCGGCCAGGCGGACTACGCCAAGTGCGTCGACATCTCGACGGCGGCGGCCTTGAAGGAGATGGTGGTGCCGGGCCTGATGGCGGTTCTGGTGCCGGTGCTGGTCGGCTTTTACGATGTCTCGGCCCTGGGCGGCGTGCTCGCCGGCGTCACTTCTTCCGGTGTGCTGATGGCGATCTTCATGGCCAACGCCGGTGGCGCCTGGGACAACGCCAAAAAGTACATCGAGGGTGGCGCCTTCGGTGGCAAGGGCTCGGACGCTCACAAGGCGGCGGTGGTCGGCGACACGGTGGGCGACCCCTTCAAGGACACCGCCGGACCGAGCTTGAACATTCTGATCAAGTTGATGTCGGTGGTGGCGGTGGTCATAGCGCCGCTGCTCATTTGA